The following is a genomic window from Trachemys scripta elegans isolate TJP31775 chromosome 16, CAS_Tse_1.0, whole genome shotgun sequence.
TAAAAGAATAGTAGAGATATTATAGTAATTATAGGCAAGTaccaaagagacagtccctgccccagagagctcacaatctagctATTAGGATGCAACAGGTGGACACAGCAGAcaaatggggtggggagcagattTGATGGGACGAGGGAACAATAAAACAAAGGTTAgcataaaataaaagcagaagccTTAGTTCGCCACTTGCCAAACCAATGCCAGGTGACAGTGATATTTAGGCATCATGACAGAGGTAGGTTTTATGGAGGGATTTAAAAGAGGAGAAGGTggcactttaattttttttacagggatttattaattatttctaaTCCCAGAAAGCTGCCAAGCACCCACAACTCCTGTTGGCTTTTCTGGAGGCTACAGGCAGTTAGCATGCTACTCAGTATCAGGCATAGTAACATTTTGCCTTTCTCCAGCTCCTTTCAATTGAAGGCAAAGTATTTATCTGGCCTCCATtaccatagtacctgagcacctaataatctttaatgtattcgtCCTCTGAGCACCCCTGTAGGATAGTTATTATCCTGTTTGCAAATGGGTATCTGAGGCACAGCgatgctaagtgacttgcccaaggtcacccaggaagtctgtggctgagcagggacttgaaccaagtCTGAAACTGGTACCCTAATCTCCGGACCAGCCCTCTCCTTTGCAACCACAATTGATCCTCAACACCTTTCCCACTCCCTGGAAGACTAGGATTCAAGAATAGATGGGAAATATCAGTAAAGGTGACATCCACTCTTGTGCAGACAGTCAGAGCAAGGCTGATGCAttgcttaagtcccacttatgCCCTTTGGGCCTTtggcataggccttgtgctggcatTTCTGCACAGGGGAAATTTCACCCTAGCCCCTTAAACACtgtttttctgtcttgttatcccATTGGATATTTCTAattttagaaacaaaagtgaCCAATAAAAACCAAGGGCCACACTCTTCTCTTGGTTATGCCAGTCATGTCAGCAGGATCATCTGTGGGACCCAAGAAGAGAACTTCGCCCCGAAAGCTCACCTGGGCAAACAAGGAAATCATCTTGCCAAGGCAGTGTCGACGTGCCTGCTCTGCTGTTTTCTGTTTGGCCACCCAGCACTGTAGCACCTTTTTCCGGTAAGCATCCACCCTCTCCACATATGTATACAAGTTCCGGACCTCAGCACCATCATTTACAGCTCTGGCAGCTTCCAATCTGGACATTAAGGTTTGTCTTGgaatagaaagaaaaggaattaAATTATGAGAAATGTTTCTTCTCCACAATAGAACCTATTTACATAGTTTGATGTGTGTTGTGTTagcaggggagtggggaaggataTGCAAACTGAGGGGTGCTTTGGATGTAAGGTTCTGTCTAGCCATACATCCAGCCATCTCAGTTTTTCTAATGCCCTATTATCTTAATTTCTAGATGTTGAAGTACCTCGTTTGCATCTCTTTTAATTAGAGATGGTCCAGACCACAATCCTGTATCCAAGACTTTTGACCTTTGGGATGTTTGAAATCCAAACCCAAGGGCTGTGGCTTGAGTTCATCACTACCTTTTTTCCAAAATTCACGGTTTGGGGTGGGATGAATGGTTCTGGCTTTGACCCATCTGTAATTTTGAGGCCAGGTTTTTCTGTCAGATCTGTACAAAGGATCTCAGCCCTGATATTTCGGAGAATGGAAACCCCACTCAGATCACTAGGTGATGAGACCATATGTAgtttcctttgtgctgctttgagCCTTTATCTTCCAAccctccaaaaaaataaataaataaagttgatAAGCTAATTTGATTGATTTTGGGACAAATCACAAGAAGCACCAGCCACCCAGAACTGCCATAGAAGTAAAGGAAATGGTCTGTCTACTGCTGAGCTAGGGCCAAATCCCGAGAGATGCTGAGCACACTTTGCACAATCCTGTTCTGACTGAGATCAGTGAGAGTTTGACCACTGAGCTCAATAGAAGCAGACTTTAATGAGTGCTACACATGCTCAGCACCAGTCAGGATCTGATCCACTGGACCCCATCCTGGCTGCCCTGAGGAACTGCCGAACAAAGAGGCTGCAAAGCAGCTGTCCTTTGGAGAATACCCTGGTGCAAGACGTTATTTGAGCCCTTTCACAAAAGCCCCAGGTGGAGGGATATTccagggtgtgtttgtgtgtgtggcatgTCATGGAAGGGAGGGGGCATGAACTAGGTGAGTCTGCACCTTACTTATTCCCCAGCTGCCACAAGGCCTGTGGTCTGAGTAAGGCCTtagtaaggacctcaggatttgtcccattggcttcaataggaattttgcctgtgTAAAGACTGAGCAAAGTCTTGctctcattgaactcaatggacaGGCTCACATTGGCTTTGATGGCAGCAGAACAGGTCCTTAGCAAGGATTTGGCCCCACATGGATAACAGTAGACTGCATATGTTGGTACCTGACATGCTGGAGGTGGCAGAAGGAGATGTATTTGTGGAAGAGGAGAGCCAGCCTCTCAACATCAGTGTGCAGGGTCTCAGTGATAACCTCCTTCGCCTGCATGTGCAGGTGTGGGGGTAGTCTGCACTTTTGGGTCGCCTGCCCCAGCAGCACCAAGTTCTCCCTCTGAGCCTCCACATCCACCCAGTACCGCTTCTCTGACATGCTGGAGGGCACCAAACTCTTCCCTTTGGTCTTCTGAGCCAGCGTCGGGAGCCAGCTAGTCTCCTCAGTAGACTGAGCTTGAGAGTGCAGGGATACTTTGCTCTGAGTGGGAACCATTTGCTGGGTAGAAGGCTTGAAATATTCATACAGTAGCACCTCTTCCTTTGCAATGTCTCTCCTTGGCCTGAGTGGGATCTGTTTCGTCAAGTGTTCCAGGGTCCCAGGCTCTCTGCTCCGGGGAACTGTTTTAGGCCTTGGGATCAGGTACTGCTCCTGCTGCATCTGTTTTTGCAGCAGCTCTTGCTGTTCATGCAACTGCTGTAGCTgctcctgccactgctgctgccatagcctctcctgctcctgctgcttcacctcctgctgctgccactgcctcaGATGAAGGTCATGTtcctcctgctcctgctgccacaACTGACGCTGCTTCTCATGCTCCTCcacctgctgctgccagtgcttctcctgctcctgctgcttcacctcttgctgctgccactgcctcaGCTGAAGGTCATGttcttcctgctcctgctgccacacctgcagctgctcctcaTGCTCCTCcacctgctgctgccagtgcctTGCCTGCTGCTCATGCTCTTGCTCCTCCTGCTGCCATAATTTCAgatgctcctcctgctgctcccgctgctgctgctgctccctctcatgctgctgccacagcctctgatgctcctcctcctgctgccgcCACAGcctctgcacctcctcctgcttttcctgctgctgccgccacagcctctgctgctcctcctgcttttcctgctgctgccgccacagcctctgctgctcctcctgcttttcctgctgctcttcctgccacTGCTGATAGAGCCTCTGCTGccgctccagctgctgctgcctcagtcTCTGCTCCTCTgcttgttcctccagctgcttctTCCACTGCGtttgctcctcttcctgcccttccTGCAGTGGCTCctgctgtggctgcagctcctcAAACTGATGCGCTTCCTGCTGCTCCACCTCTACCTTCTCCTTTACcccttgcagctgctgctggagctgctccTCAGGCTGTGGTGACGGCCATTGCATCTGATACTGCTGCTCCTTCTGTATCTCCTTAAACcattcctcttccttctcctgccATTGCTCCTGCTGTTGTCGCTGCcattgctgctgccactgcttgGGAAATTGAAAATGTGCTGAGATATTAGGTTCCTTCAACAGGGCTGCAGGGAGTCCCCATTGTGAGATCCCAGGAACTTTGGACTCCAAAAAGGAACTGTCAGGGTCACTCAACTGGATGGAGGGACCAGGAACTTCTTTCCCTGGAATGAACATTCCAGGAAGAGCCTCCAAGGGTGGCTTTGCCTCCTCCTCACGATCTTCAGTCAGCTCCAGGCTCCTTGGAAGCTTCTGCTCCTCTAAGCTGCTGGaatattttatcttcatttttgagaagaattcttccagttTCCTCTCCAAGGCCATGTAGAGCCTTTGGGCTTCTGGGTCCTTGGGCAGCATCCTCTCTGCTTGTCTCTTCCCAGGAGAGGGACATTTCCATAGCTTCTCCGTCTTCTGCTCCAGATAAGCCAGGATAGCTGAATTAAACCCATACAGTGCAGTGGATGGGTCCAGCATGCTTCTGCTGATAGGGCTCTGAGATATTTTTGTATGTGTCTCCTCAGTGTCCaggctttccttcctcctcctctgctttccTTTCTTAGAGACCCCTTGGCATGGGAGCTCTgttggggatgggagactttcAATTTCTTCTTCACTGTCAGCCTTGAGCTCATGATCATCTGGCAGGATCTCATGCCACTCACCAGTGACATCTTCAACAACTTCCTGGGTTCCACCCAGGAGGTTCACATCCCATTTGTCAGCAGCCTCTGTTTGCTCACTGTCCAGAGGTTGTTCATGCCATCTTCCAGCCAGgtctcctgaagtctcttcttGTTTTTCCACTGGGATGACTGCATCCCATTTGACAACAGTGTCTTGAGTTCTCTCTACTGGGGCTTTCTGTGCCTTCTGTTTGTCACTGGTGTCTTCACCTCTCTCTGTCGAGACTTTCAGTGCTGGCTTTTTATCTAGAAGCTTTGCATCCTGTTTGTCACTGGTGCCTTCACCTCTCTCTATTGAGGCTTTCAGTGCTGGCTTTTTATCTAGAAGCTTTGTATCCTGTTTGTCACTGGTGCCTTCACCTCTCTCTACCAAGACTTTCTGTAATGGCTTTTTATCTAGAAGCTTTGCATCCTGTTTGTCACCGGTGTCTTCTGTTCTCTCTACCAATGGTCTCTGAAGCAGCTTTTTATCTGGTACCTTTGCCTCCCTTTTCCCACTGGGGGATTTAGCAAGGGCTGCCTGGGATTTTTCAGCTGACAGCTTCGCATCCTTTTCCCTACTCAGATGTTTATCATCTTCATGGGATTTCCTTTCATAAGAAGCCCTGACCCCAAATTTCATGTCTCTTAAAGACGGTTCTGTCTTTACTGCTGCTTTTTCCTTCACCTTGTGCAGTTCTTTTTGCATTGCCTCATTTGCTATGAAAAGCATCTTGTATTTGTGTTCAGTGCTTTGGACTTGAGCCTCCAAAGATGCCTTTTTCTCATTAAGCACCAGTACTTCCTTTTGAAGGTTCACATACTGAACTTCCTGCTTCCTGGACTCCTGGGATGCTAAGGTATCATACTTTGCTTGCAGGCCACGGGACTGTTTGGTTAGCAGAGTGAAGGCTTTGGTGAGATTGGCCACCATTGTCACTatatatttaacaacaacaacttcTGCTTTGTTGAACAGTGTTGACCCTACAAATTCCTGTAACATAGTAAGGAGCTCAGAAGTCCTGGAGAAAGTTACAGATTCATCTTCTAGCATTTGTTCAGGGCTCAAGGGCTGGGCTTCCTGAGGTTTCTGTGCAACTTTTTCTCGCCATGCTCTCCACATGCCAGTTTTGGGAACAACTGGGAAAGTTAGacacacaaagaaaaagaattagGGTATATAATGAAATGAAGGATGGTCCTATGGTTAAGGTTCTGGGACAaaactcagaagatctgggtccAATGTATGGCTCTGCCTCAAACTCTCTGTGCGACATTAGGCTAGATTCTTCACTGCTCAGTCCCCCatatttaaaatggggataataatcctttctGTATCTAGCCTGTCTACTTAGTTTGCCTCTGACTGGGAAAACACTTCGGGGTGCTCTCAATAAAGCATATTGAAATGCCTCATGCTTgaaggtcacttttgaaaatctggctgcatATGCATCAAACCTTTGTTCCTCCAAATTaatcagaaatattattttttccctcttttcttattccaaaatatttgaaacacATACttgatttccccctctttttccttctgtgttcCACAAGAGGTGTGCAGAGATCGATTAGCTGCATTATACACCCTTCTGTATAATCAAGGGAAGTCAGCAGCTTGGTCTCCATATCACTGACCCACTGGACAGTGGGGGTGTCTCCTACTTGTTCTTTGCCTTCTGACAACATTTCACCTTGAAAAGAGCCAAAGCAAAAAGGGGAATGAAGCTCACATTAATTACCTTCCAGCAGAAAATCAAACCCTTATTAAATGACACAAAAGATCTCAGCCTGATGGTTAGCAATTTATATGTGACATGTCTACAGCTAGGTGTGAGATGGAGTCTTAGGGCGTTCAGTAAGGGCCTCTGAGAGGGCTAAGGAGGTGGGCAAGTGGGTGTCTCCCCTTGTTGGTGAGAAGGAAGTGGGGATAATGTTTGGGGACAGTGTGTGTGACAGCTATTAAAAACTAATATAACACATCTTAGATCCTTCAGTGGAGACCATGAGGGCAAATCACCTGATTCCTGGTATTCTAAAGGTTAGATTCAAGATGGTCCTGTAAATCAGACTCCCCCACTATATACCTGCAGGGTTTGAGCAGAGATGGGTGTGACAATTGGAGTCCAGACACCCCATGGGGAGAACAAGAAGTTTAACCCCCCAAAATAAGCATTTAAATCAACTGACTGTATACTGTCACTGTACTATAAAAATATACCAAGTAAGGTTTTGATAAaacttgtaatgttctgaatttgatggtcattatgagatatgtataTAGACCATGATTATTAATATACGTATGTGTATACACAGAAAATTGTAAATTGGAACTGTGGGGCAACTTTAGCATGGCCTCAAAACAGGGCGATGAAGCAATCAGGCAGGGATAGGCTACCTCCCAAGCCAGTTGCTTACATTATACCAGTTTCAAGTACCTATCCGTTGTTCAGCCCAGGAAAGGATAATGGTAGACCATTAAACTTAATGGAAAGATATTGAGACAACTGGGAATTTCCCTAGTCTGAATAACCAGGAATCACCataatctgaggcctggtctacactaggaggttatgtcgaatttagcagtgttaattcgaattaaccctgcacccgtccacacaacgaagctatttatttcgacacaGACATCTCTTTatatcgatttctgtactcctccctgacgaggggagtagcgctaaattcgacatacccatgtcgaattagggtaggtgtggatggaatttgacgctaatagctccggaagctatcccacctctggacagcagtccgagctcggatgctctgactagccaccagccacacaggaaaagacccgggaaaatttgaattccttttcctgtctggccagtttgaatctcatttcctgtttggacatcgtggcgagctcagcagcactggcaacgatgcagagctctccagcagaggtgaccatgcaatcgcagaatagaaagagggccccagcatggactgatcgggaagtcttggatctgatcgctgtgtggggcgatgagtccatgctttcggaactgcgatcgaaaaaacggaatgcgaagatctacgagaagatttcaaaagccatgacggagagaggatacagccgggatgcaatgcagtaccgcgtgaaaatcaaggagctgagacaaggttaccagaagaccaaagcgtCAAACGtacgctccagatcccagccccagacatgccgtttctacgaggcactgcatttcattctaggtgcggccgccaccactaccccaccactgtccgtggactctgacgatggggtattgtcgatggccgcttcctcggagatgttcgcagatggggaagatgaggaaggagatgaggaggacgaggcagtcgacagcgctttcaacgctcatttccccgacagccaggatctcttcatcaccctcacggagatcccctaccaacccttccaaggcggtaacccagactgtgaatcaggggaaggatcagtaggtaagtgttttaaacatttattttgaacagaatagaaatggtatcttaacaatggatttttcatgattagtttgccctaggcgctttagtttttagtccttgccagtgcagctactggaaaattctgtcaatatgtccggggatagagcagaaatcctcctgggacatctccacaaagctctcctggaggtattgtgaaagcctttgcatcaggttcctggggagagcggccttattgcaccctccatggtaggaaacttttccgcgccaggctagcagcaagtactccaggatcattgcctcgcaatgcatggtggcatacggccctggtgtttgctggcattcatgcagcatgcggtctttctctgtctccgaaatcctcatcagagtgatatcactcatggtg
Proteins encoded in this region:
- the FAM186A gene encoding protein FAM186A — protein: MDPKIEEQFFLSGTWAERKRRALLLDKVAILLKASTAQGKDLKFVLESLKEWGEMLSEGKEQVGDTPTVQWVSDMETKLLTSLDYTEGCIMQLIDLCTPLVEHRRKKRGKSIVPKTGMWRAWREKVAQKPQEAQPLSPEQMLEDESVTFSRTSELLTMLQEFVGSTLFNKAEVVVVKYIVTMVANLTKAFTLLTKQSRGLQAKYDTLASQESRKQEVQYVNLQKEVLVLNEKKASLEAQVQSTEHKYKMLFIANEAMQKELHKVKEKAAVKTEPSLRDMKFGVRASYERKSHEDDKHLSREKDAKLSAEKSQAALAKSPSGKREAKVPDKKLLQRPLVERTEDTGDKQDAKLLDKKPLQKVLVERGEGTSDKQDTKLLDKKPALKASIERGEGTSDKQDAKLLDKKPALKVSTERGEDTSDKQKAQKAPVERTQDTVVKWDAVIPVEKQEETSGDLAGRWHEQPLDSEQTEAADKWDVNLLGGTQEVVEDVTGEWHEILPDDHELKADSEEEIESLPSPTELPCQGVSKKGKQRRRKESLDTEETHTKISQSPISRSMLDPSTALYGFNSAILAYLEQKTEKLWKCPSPGKRQAERMLPKDPEAQRLYMALERKLEEFFSKMKIKYSSSLEEQKLPRSLELTEDREEEAKPPLEALPGMFIPGKEVPGPSIQLSDPDSSFLESKVPGISQWGLPAALLKEPNISAHFQFPKQWQQQWQRQQQEQWQEKEEEWFKEIQKEQQYQMQWPSPQPEEQLQQQLQGVKEKVEVEQQEAHQFEELQPQQEPLQEGQEEEQTQWKKQLEEQEQEEHDLHLRQWQQQEVKQQEQERLWQQQWQEQLQQLHEQQELLQKQMQQEQYLIPRPKTVPRSREPGTLEHLTKQIPLRPRRDIAKEEVLLYEYFKPSTQQMVPTQSKVSLHSQAQSTEETSWLPTLAQKTKGKSLVPSSMSEKRYWVDVEAQRENLVLLGQATQKCRLPPHLHMQAKEVITETLHTDVERLALLFHKYISFCHLQHVRQTLMSRLEAARAVNDGAEVRNLYTYVERVDAYRKKVLQCWVAKQKTAEQARRHCLGKMISLFAQLRLSSELHLNSPSPLVIKAVDEIKEFPSSAHARSKSPGYPSPLASVKKVRDFMYPAGVSEQVCDQIESVWRTDVISHSFPIVPKPHVSLLWSQAGFPDIPRFLELDVSSVRSKPLKSLQTRIQNLPRWKTYGHK